A genome region from Conger conger chromosome 16, fConCon1.1, whole genome shotgun sequence includes the following:
- the srebf1 gene encoding sterol regulatory element-binding protein 1, protein MNSISFDDPSLDNLDPSLSLNDPSDIDTALLNDIDDMLQLINHQDMEFTGLFDHPQFGGVAPPTDFPGFPNASSSPSPPSSSSSSSSSSSSSSSPLTPGSMPHLDALLGPPTTHSSSPPTKAYQPPAFQQPPLPTMTTPKMRPAPQTPPPPAPANPEPRKTQPQQTSPVFSAAPQALFTTPPQTQQPLISYTPQGAYTAVNQGGASQPLSSVPASPQHIQPTAIQTQVQSLPTQPILATSSAPPTQTIAPHIQQVPVLLQPQFIKADSLLLTTLKPECTMVTTMASPCITTLATSTTPVQTTSLQALMSGGTILTTVPLMVDAEKLPINRIAISGKPMGLPHKGEKRTAHNAIEKRYRSSINDKILELKDLVAGTEAKLNKSAVLRKAIDYIRFLQQSNQKLKQENMALKMAHQETKSLKDLVAMEVDGEVKPELLTPPPSDAGSPNRSPYSHCSSDSEPDSPMGEETQPAVQSERLAVAGAGKAGGAGMVDRSRLALCAFTFLFLSVNPLAALLCGGAGATATAGTPEHSGTGRTMLGLEGGDGSGWLDWMLPTLLVWLLNGVLVAGVLIRLLVYGEPVTRPHSGSSVLFWRHRKQADLDLARGDFAQASQNLWTCLKALGRPLPTSQLDQACAALWAGFRLCLQRLWVGRWLAGRAGGLRADRPLQEDARKSSRDAALVYHRLHQLHMTGKLCGTHLSAVHMALSAVNLAECAADSLPVATLAEIYVSAALRVKTSLPRALHFIARVFLGSARQACLSSSGSVPPAMQWLCHPLGHRFFVDGDWAVRSTPKESIYSQAGNTVDPLAQVTQAFREHLLEKALYCVAQPQEEKTPGKGDGEYSDALEYLQLLTSSSDAAGATTQSFAIGSNMATLTGCDPHSKWWSSIAVVIINWLQGDDAAAERLYPAVEHLPHSLQSAESPLPRAMLSVFKAARAALSKPENCQQSLSHSERASSLLRDSLNLGPHCYCSNIDKVVQLLLCDLLLVTRTSVWRQQQTVGPGGVLQATPSELHGFQQDLSSLRKLAQSFRPAMRRLFLHEATARLMAGASPTRTHQLLDRTLRRRTPGAKTEESETRPGQREQAEAVMLACRYLPPSFLSAPGQRVGMLADAARTLEKLGDKRSLHDCQQMIIKLGSGTTVTST, encoded by the exons ACATGCTGCAGCTCATCAACCACCAGGACATGGAGTTCACCGGTCTGTTCGACCACCCCCAATTTGGAGGGGTGGCCCCACCGACGGACTTCCCGGGGTTTCCCAATGCCAGCTCgtccccctccccaccttcctcctcctcttcctcttcttcctcctcctcctcttcctcttctcccctgACACCTGGCAGCATGCCTCACCTGGATGCCCTGCTCGGACCGCCCACCACCCATAGCTCCTCCCCTCCCACCAAGGCGTACCAACCACCCGCCTTCCAGcagccacccctccccaccatgACCACGCCCAAGATGCGGCCCGCCCCCCAGACCCCGcctcccccggccccggccAATCCAGAGCCCCGGAAGACCCAACCGCAGCAGACCTCCCCGGTGTTCAGCGCCGCCCCCCAAGCCCTCTTCACCACGCCCCCTCAGACGCAGCAGCCCCTGATCAGCTACACCCCCCAGGGTGCATACACAG CTGTCAATCAAGGAGGCGCTTCCCAGCCTCTGTCCAGTGTCCCCGCCTCTCCTCAGCACATCCAGCCAACTGCCATCCAGACCCAGGTTCAGAGCCTGCCCACTCAGCCTATACTGGCCACTTCATCAGCTCCACCCACCCAGACCATTGCTCCTCACATTCAGCAAGTTCCA GTGTTGCTTCAGCCGCAGTTCATCAAAGCAGACTCTCTGCTGCTGACCACACTGAAGCCCGAGTGCACCATGGTAACCACCATGGCCTCGCCCTGCATTACCACCCTGgccacctccaccaccccagTACAGACCACCTCTCTACAG gccctcaTGAGTGGAGGCACCATCCTGACCACGGTGCCCCTCATGGTGGATGCCGAGAAGCTGCCAATCAACCGCATCGCCATCAGCGGCAAGCCAATGGGGCTGCCTCACAAGGGGGAGAAACGCACGGCCCACAACGCCATCGAGAAACGCTACCGCTCCTCCATCAACGACAAGATCCTCGAACTCAAGGACCTGGTGGCCGGCACAGAGGCCAAG CTCAACAAGTCGGCGGTTCTGAGGAAGGCGATCGACTACATCCGCTTCCTGCAGCAGTCCAACCAGAAGCTGAAGCAGGAGAACATGGCGCTGAAGATGGCGCACCAGGAGACCA AGTCTCTGAAGGACCTGGTTGCCATGGAGGTGGACGGAGAGGTGAAGCCGGAGCTCCTCACCCCGCCTCCCTCCGATGCCGGCTCGCCCAATAGGAGCCCCTACTCCCACTGCAGCAGCGACTCGGAGCCCGACAGCCCTATGGGAGAGGAGACCCAG ccggCAGTGCAGTCtgagaggctggctgtggcCGGGGCAGGCAAAGCGGGCGGGGCAGGGATGGTGGACCGCTCTCGTTTGGCGCTCTGCGCCTtcaccttcctcttcctctccgtcAACCCGCTGGCGGCCCTGCTGTGCGGCGGGGCGGGAGCCACGGCAACCGCCGGCACCCCGGAGCATTCTGGGACAGGCAGAACCATGCTGGGTCTAGAAGGAGGAG ACGGTTCTGGCTGGCTGGACTGGATGCTGCCCACTCTGCTCGTGTGGTTGCTGAACGGGGTTCTGGTGGCCGGGGTTCTGATCCGGCTGCTGGTGTACGGAGAGCCCGTGACCCGGCCTCACTCTGGCTCCTCCGTCCTGTTCTGGAGGCACCGCAAGCAGGCCGATCTGGACCTGGCCCGG ggagACTTTGCTCAGGCGTCTCAGAACCTGTGGACGTGTCTGAAGGCCCTGGGCCggcccctccccacctctcaGCTGGACCAGGCGTGCGCGGCGCTGTGGGCGGGCTTCCGGCTCTGCCTGCAGCGGCTGTGGGTGGGCCGCTGGCTGGCAGGCAGGGCCGGGGGTCTGAGGGCCGACCGCCCCCTACAGGAGGACGCGCGCAAGAGCAGCCGCGATGCTGCCCTGGTCTACCACCGCCTGCACCAGCTCCACATGACCG GTAAGCTGTGTGGGACTCACCTGTCGGCGGTGCACATGGCTCTGAGTGCGGTGAATCTGGCTGAGTGTGCTGCAGACAGCCTGCCCGTCGCCACGCTGGCCGAGATCTACGTCTCTGCTGCCCTCCGCGTGAAGACCAGCCTGCCCCGGGCCCTGCACTTcatcgct CGTGTGTTCCTGGGCAGTGCTCGGCAGGCCTGTCTCTCCTCCAGCGGCAGTGTCCCTCCCGCCATGCAGTGGCTCTGCCACCCCCTGGGCCATCGCTTCTTCGTGGACGGGGACTGGGCCGTCCGCAGCACCCCCAAAGAGAGCATCTACAGCCAGGCTGGCAACACAG TGGACCCGCTGGCTCAGGTGACTCAGGCGTTTCGGGAGCACCTGCTGGAGAAGGCGCTGTACTGCGTGGCCCAGCCGCAGGAAGAGAAGACCCCCGGCAAAGGCGACGG GGAGTACTCTGACGCCCTGGAGTACCTCCAGCTGCTCACCAGCTCCTCCGACGCCGCCGGAGCCACCACACAGTCCTTCGCCATCGGCTCCAACATGGCCACCCTGACCG GGTGCGACCCTCACTCTAAGTGGTGGTCCAGTATCGCGGTGGTCATCATCAACTGGCTGCAGGGAGACGACGCGGCAGCTGAGAGACTCTACCCAGCCGTGGAACACCTACCCCACAGtctgcagagtgcaga GAGCCCGTTGCCCAGGGCGATGCTGAGTGTGTTCAAGGCGGCTCGCGCCGCTCTGTCCAAACCTGAGAACTGCCAGCAGAGTCTGAGTCACAGCGAGAGGGCCAGCAGCCTTCTGCGGGACAGCCTGAACCTGGGGCCCCACTGCTACTGCAGCAACATAGACAAG GTGGTGCAGTTGCTCCTGTGTGACCTGCTGCTGGTGACGCGCACCAGCGTGTGGAGGCAGCAGCAGACTGTGGGGCCGGGCGGGGTCCTGCAGGCCACGCCCAGCGAGCTGCACGGCTTCCAGCAGGACCTCAGCTCCCTCAGGAAGCTGGCACAGAGCTTCAGACCGGCCATGCGCagg CTCTTCCTGCATGAGGCCACAGCGAGGCTGATGGCGGGGGCCagtcccacacgcacacaccagctACTGGACCGCACCCTACGCCGCCGCACGCCCGGGGCCAAAACAG aGGAGAGCGAGACGCGACCAGGCCAGCGGGAGCAGGCAGAAGCGGTGATGCTGGCGTGTCGgtacctccccccctccttcctgTCGGCTCCGGGGCAGCGGGTGGGCATGCTGGCGGACGCAGCGCGGACCCTGGAGAAGCTGGGAGACAAACGCAGCCTCCACGACTGCCAGCAGATGATCATCAAACTGGGCAGTGGCACAACAGTCACCTCCACATAG